A single region of the Epinephelus moara isolate mb chromosome 16, YSFRI_EMoa_1.0, whole genome shotgun sequence genome encodes:
- the LOC126402768 gene encoding histone H2A-beta, sperm-like, with amino-acid sequence MAGGGEAIRRTPRAKAKTRSSRAGLQFPVGRVHRLLHKGNYAERVSAGAPVYLAAVLEYLTGEILELAGNAARDNKKTCIIPRHRQLAVRNDEELNKLLGGVTIVKYRLGVLQSARVENT; translated from the exons ATGGCTGGAGGAGGCGAA GCTATCAGAAGAACCCCCAGAGCCAAGGCAAAGACCCGCTCCTCCCGTGCTGGGCTCCAGTTCCCAGTTGGCCGTGTTCACAGGCTGCTGCACAAAGGAAACTATGCGGAGCGTGTGAGTGCCGGTGCCCCCGTCTACCTGGCGGCTGTGCTGGAGTATCTGACCGGTGAGATCCTGGAGTTGGCTGGAAACGCTGCCCGCGACAACAAGAAGACCTGTATCATCCCCCGTCACCGGCAGCTGGCTGTCCGCAACGACGAGGAGCTCAACAAGCTGCTGGGTGGAGTCACCATCGTGAA GTACCGTCTGGGGGTCCTGCAATCAGCTCGGGTGGAAAACACCTGA